In Trichocoleus desertorum ATA4-8-CV12, a genomic segment contains:
- a CDS encoding PAS domain S-box protein, whose amino-acid sequence MLGQQLDRIHQQTKKLFETAKNYSGKYPELLSESLEELQVTLEELHVAEEELRQQNEELYRTQIAVELERQRYVELFESAPDGYLVTDAQGVIQEANQAAMKLFNIGRVYLIGKPLATFVPEDSRREFRSVVNQLSKISRVQEWEVQLQGRGDRFFNAALTVEVGRCHSTGQAIALRWLIRDITTRKQAEAQIQQLQLQNLHLAETDRLKTQFMATISHELRTPMNAILGFSDLLLRQSDPEKQRQQRAMLECIFRNGKHLLSMIEEILDFSKLKENHLEMKLEVLDLGQLVQAASEQMRSLAMEKRLGLEVHLAQPSIAIVNDSSRLRQVLINLISNAIKFTDAGTIRVEAYELSKEQVAIAVSDTGIGIDPVDQVNIFQAFRQIDQTIIRRHSGTGLGLSITDSLVKLMQGRIVVESQLGQGSTFRVELPRRVSLL is encoded by the coding sequence ATGTTAGGTCAGCAGCTTGATCGCATACATCAACAGACCAAGAAGCTGTTCGAAACTGCTAAAAACTACTCTGGAAAATATCCTGAACTCCTGAGTGAATCTTTAGAAGAGTTGCAGGTAACTCTAGAGGAACTTCACGTTGCAGAAGAAGAGCTACGCCAACAAAATGAGGAACTCTATCGCACTCAAATAGCAGTTGAGTTGGAGCGGCAACGCTACGTAGAATTATTTGAATCTGCCCCCGATGGCTATCTGGTCACAGACGCTCAGGGAGTGATTCAAGAAGCCAACCAAGCAGCGATGAAGTTGTTCAATATTGGGCGCGTCTATCTCATTGGCAAGCCTTTGGCCACTTTTGTGCCAGAAGACTCTCGGCGGGAGTTTCGTTCTGTCGTCAATCAGCTATCCAAAATCAGTCGAGTGCAGGAGTGGGAAGTCCAGCTGCAGGGCCGAGGGGACAGGTTTTTTAATGCGGCTTTAACGGTAGAAGTAGGTCGTTGTCATTCCACGGGCCAAGCAATTGCCCTACGCTGGCTGATACGAGACATCACCACTCGCAAACAAGCCGAAGCTCAAATTCAGCAGTTACAACTGCAAAATCTGCACTTAGCTGAGACCGATCGCCTGAAAACTCAGTTTATGGCGACTATATCCCATGAATTACGCACACCCATGAATGCCATCTTGGGATTTTCTGATCTGCTCTTACGTCAGTCTGACCCAGAGAAGCAGCGGCAGCAACGAGCCATGCTGGAATGCATTTTTAGAAATGGTAAACATTTACTGAGCATGATCGAGGAAATTTTAGATTTCTCAAAGCTCAAAGAAAATCATTTGGAAATGAAGCTAGAAGTGTTGGACTTGGGCCAACTGGTGCAGGCAGCCTCAGAACAAATGCGCTCTCTAGCAATGGAAAAACGTTTGGGCTTAGAAGTGCATCTCGCTCAGCCTAGTATCGCGATCGTCAACGACTCAAGCCGCTTGCGCCAGGTCTTGATCAATTTGATTTCCAATGCGATTAAGTTTACGGATGCTGGCACGATTCGGGTAGAAGCTTACGAGTTGTCGAAGGAGCAAGTAGCGATCGCAGTCAGTGATACAGGGATTGGCATTGATCCCGTCGATCAGGTGAATATTTTTCAGGCTTTTCGCCAAATCGACCAAACCATCATCCGTCGGCATAGTGGCACAGGTTTGGGGCTCTCCATTACCGATTCTTTGGTCAAGCTGATGCAAGGCAGAATTGTCGTAGAGAGTCAGCTCGGTCAGGGGTCAACTTTTCGGGTAGAACTGCCACGTCGAGTCAGCCTGCTCTAA
- a CDS encoding PAS domain-containing protein yields MSHFGENPEFEALLNYIKRSRGFDFTGYKRSSLIRRVNKRMQVVGIEGYSTYLDYLEVHPDEFNHLFNTLLINVTSFFRDRSTWEYIASDIISRILTLKKARDPIRVWSAGCASGQEAYTIAMVIAQIIGMEQFRERVKIYATDVDEEALNQARQATYLERELEGLSPEEIELFFEQSNNSYSFRKELRRSVIFGRHDLIQDAPISKIDLLICRNTLMYFNADTQARIIARFHFALRDHGFLCLGKAEMLLTYSNVFTPIELKRRVFTKVPRLNSREQLLIMQMGNEDISSHNSINRRLREVAFDRSPLACFVIDANGSLAWVNEPARLLFNITTRDVGRPLQDLEISYRPVELRSCIEQAYNQRRPLMLRDVELLASQAERIFLDIQVEPLLDTENTILGASVTFTDVTRYKHLQAELEHSNQELETAYEELQSTNEELETTNEELQSSNEELETTNEELQSTNEELETMNEELQATNEELHTVNDELQRSSEELNQANTFLGAILSSLKGGVVVVNRDLQIQAWNYKSEDLWGLRTEEAIGQNFLNIDIGLPVEQLKQPIRTCLAGEANSSSESLLDAINRRGRQIQCRVSCTPLVGVVGQIQGVILLMEDRSEGEL; encoded by the coding sequence ATGAGCCACTTTGGTGAAAATCCTGAATTTGAAGCGTTACTAAACTACATTAAGCGGAGTCGAGGATTCGACTTTACTGGTTACAAGCGCTCTAGCTTAATCCGCCGAGTCAACAAGCGGATGCAAGTCGTTGGCATTGAGGGGTATAGCACCTACCTCGATTATCTAGAAGTACACCCAGATGAGTTTAATCACCTCTTCAATACTCTCCTCATCAATGTGACCTCCTTTTTCCGCGATCGCTCCACTTGGGAGTATATTGCCAGCGATATCATTTCTCGCATCTTGACATTGAAAAAAGCCCGCGACCCAATTCGGGTTTGGAGTGCAGGCTGTGCTTCGGGTCAGGAAGCTTACACGATCGCTATGGTGATTGCTCAGATCATTGGCATGGAGCAGTTTCGAGAGCGAGTCAAGATTTATGCGACCGATGTCGATGAAGAAGCCCTGAACCAAGCCCGACAAGCCACCTACCTAGAGCGAGAGTTAGAAGGTTTATCTCCTGAAGAAATCGAGCTGTTTTTTGAGCAGTCAAACAACTCTTACTCTTTTCGTAAAGAATTAAGGCGATCGGTGATTTTTGGTCGTCACGATTTAATTCAAGATGCCCCTATTTCTAAGATTGACCTGCTAATCTGTCGCAATACCTTGATGTATTTCAATGCGGATACGCAAGCCCGCATTATCGCCCGTTTTCACTTTGCCCTGCGCGATCACGGCTTTTTGTGTTTAGGCAAAGCCGAAATGTTGCTTACCTATTCCAACGTTTTTACGCCAATTGAGCTAAAGCGCCGCGTTTTCACCAAAGTCCCTAGGCTGAACTCTCGCGAGCAGCTTCTAATCATGCAAATGGGAAATGAAGACATCAGCAGTCATAACTCCATCAACCGTCGGTTGCGAGAAGTGGCCTTTGACCGCAGCCCATTAGCCTGTTTTGTCATTGATGCCAACGGTTCGCTGGCCTGGGTAAATGAGCCAGCCCGTTTACTCTTTAACATCACCACCCGTGACGTGGGTCGCCCTTTGCAAGATCTAGAAATTTCTTACCGTCCGGTAGAGTTACGCTCTTGCATTGAGCAAGCCTATAATCAGCGTCGTCCGCTGATGCTCAGAGATGTAGAATTGCTAGCTTCCCAAGCGGAAAGAATCTTTTTAGACATTCAGGTAGAACCACTACTGGATACAGAAAACACCATCCTAGGGGCTAGCGTTACCTTCACAGATGTCACCCGCTACAAACACTTGCAAGCGGAACTCGAACACTCTAACCAAGAGTTAGAAACGGCTTATGAGGAACTGCAATCTACCAACGAAGAGCTAGAAACCACCAACGAGGAACTGCAATCTAGCAACGAAGAGCTAGAAACCACCAACGAAGAACTGCAATCTACCAACGAAGAATTGGAAACCATGAATGAGGAGTTGCAGGCAACTAACGAAGAACTCCATACAGTCAATGATGAACTTCAACGCAGTAGCGAAGAACTCAACCAAGCCAATACCTTCTTGGGTGCAATCCTGAGTAGCTTGAAAGGTGGCGTGGTGGTTGTGAATCGGGACTTACAAATCCAAGCTTGGAACTACAAATCTGAGGATTTGTGGGGCTTACGTACCGAGGAAGCCATTGGTCAAAACTTCTTGAATATCGACATTGGCTTACCCGTAGAGCAGTTAAAACAACCCATCCGGACTTGTCTTGCAGGTGAAGCTAATAGTTCTTCAGAGAGCCTGCTTGATGCCATTAACCGTCGCGGCAGACAGATTCAATGTCGGGTTAGCTGCACACCCTTAGTAGGGGTAGTAGGCCAAATTCAAGGAGTGATTTTACTAATGGAAGACCGCAGCGAAGGAGAGTTGTAA
- a CDS encoding MASE1 domain-containing protein has translation MRLKRPQVLQYLLSVGLLAIAYFVSAKISISAIGLNSDATPLWPPAGIALAAFLLRGSWLWPGVILGDFFLVQSLGGSPINSVVSSAGSVAEAVVATIVLRRLGFQPNLARSQDVWGLIGAALCVPLINATWSAIIEGSLGTIPWSQAWENWWTLWLGDCMGILVAAPVLLTCRQWPYLFQTSRQRVEGAVWLSLLCAVSWVVFGSQSGAAIAQYPLEYLPFPLVVWAALRFGQSGAVLASLVVSGIAIFGAFQGHGPFVAKAETLNQAVLFLQAFMGVVTTTALVLAAAVNERQRTAELLQKSEASLANAQRIAQLGNWDLDWQQQQLRWSDELYRILGFLPKVFAPERAVALQSIHPDDRDRVQQTLEQAMAERQPVRIDYRILHPDGTERLVCEQLAFTGHAVTGTVQDITERKQVEVQLQEASERVHEALRSSHLLTEIALKIRRSLNLDQVLNTTVTEVRQFLQADRVYIGHLDQQAKGYVLAESVLEAWPSVMCLEYDEEGVQEFRALFASGCSRVVDDVAQSQTTPKIAAFYQQYQVKASLGVPIILGDEVWVLVANQCGHPRQWQPFEVNLLEQLATQVAIAIQQGQLYQQVQTLNTNLESQVEERTAQLQQKMQELQDLNHFKDIFLHAFSHDVRTSIMGMSLILKNLQNKPGDSVPVMRSMVDRMVQSNERQLNLINSLLEDQSSEGQQIVLAYEAVRLDALVNDILADLEPLLSRNQATVQNLLPANLPPLIADPNQLQQVFKNLITNALKHNAPGVQLTLSATLENSQIRCTVEDNGVGMGREVCDRLFKLYVRGLDNPHLTGIGLGLYLCRQIITAHGGQVGVESQPGAGAKFWFVLPLAKPSLAGLTAESVYNSPSLRSSISKITP, from the coding sequence ATGCGCCTAAAGCGTCCTCAAGTTCTGCAATATTTGCTCTCGGTCGGTCTGCTGGCGATCGCCTATTTTGTCTCCGCTAAAATTTCGATTTCAGCCATTGGTCTGAATTCAGATGCCACACCGCTTTGGCCCCCCGCCGGAATTGCTTTAGCCGCTTTTTTGTTGCGGGGATCATGGCTATGGCCAGGGGTAATTTTAGGAGATTTCTTCCTCGTCCAGTCTTTGGGCGGTTCCCCGATAAATTCTGTGGTTTCTTCTGCGGGTAGTGTCGCCGAGGCAGTAGTCGCGACGATCGTATTGCGGCGCTTAGGATTTCAGCCTAATCTGGCTCGTTCGCAGGACGTTTGGGGTTTAATTGGAGCTGCCTTGTGCGTTCCTCTGATAAATGCTACCTGGAGCGCGATCATTGAGGGATCGCTGGGTACAATTCCGTGGAGCCAAGCTTGGGAAAACTGGTGGACGCTTTGGCTGGGCGATTGCATGGGCATTTTAGTCGCGGCCCCCGTCCTGTTGACCTGCCGCCAGTGGCCCTATTTGTTTCAAACGTCGCGGCAGCGGGTTGAGGGTGCTGTCTGGCTAAGCCTATTGTGTGCGGTGAGTTGGGTGGTGTTTGGCTCCCAGTCTGGGGCGGCGATCGCTCAGTACCCGCTGGAGTATTTACCGTTTCCTTTGGTAGTATGGGCCGCACTACGTTTTGGGCAATCGGGGGCTGTGCTAGCCAGCTTGGTTGTGTCTGGAATTGCGATTTTTGGTGCATTTCAAGGACATGGACCTTTTGTAGCCAAAGCCGAAACTCTGAATCAAGCAGTGCTGTTTTTGCAAGCGTTTATGGGGGTGGTGACGACCACGGCTTTGGTCTTGGCGGCGGCTGTAAATGAACGCCAACGCACCGCTGAACTATTGCAGAAAAGTGAGGCCAGTTTAGCGAATGCTCAACGGATTGCTCAGCTCGGCAACTGGGACTTGGATTGGCAGCAGCAGCAATTACGCTGGTCCGATGAGCTGTATCGCATCTTAGGGTTTCTGCCCAAAGTCTTTGCGCCAGAGCGGGCGGTAGCTCTACAGTCGATCCACCCCGACGATCGCGATCGCGTTCAGCAAACGTTAGAGCAGGCAATGGCTGAGCGTCAACCCGTCCGCATTGACTACCGAATTCTGCATCCCGATGGTACAGAGCGCTTGGTGTGTGAGCAACTTGCTTTTACGGGCCACGCTGTCACAGGAACAGTGCAAGACATTACAGAGCGCAAACAGGTAGAAGTTCAGCTCCAGGAAGCTTCGGAGCGAGTCCATGAAGCCCTGCGTAGTAGCCATTTGCTCACAGAGATTGCGCTCAAAATCCGGCGATCGCTCAATCTAGATCAAGTTCTCAATACCACCGTTACGGAAGTACGCCAATTTCTCCAGGCAGACCGCGTCTATATTGGTCATCTCGATCAGCAGGCCAAGGGCTATGTTTTGGCAGAGTCGGTGTTGGAGGCTTGGCCTTCGGTGATGTGTTTGGAATACGACGAAGAAGGTGTGCAAGAATTTCGGGCTTTGTTTGCCTCAGGCTGTAGCCGTGTGGTGGATGATGTGGCTCAGAGCCAGACAACACCCAAAATTGCTGCCTTCTATCAGCAATATCAAGTTAAGGCGAGCTTGGGAGTGCCGATTATTTTGGGCGATGAAGTCTGGGTGCTGGTGGCGAATCAGTGCGGGCATCCTCGTCAGTGGCAACCTTTTGAAGTCAACCTGCTAGAGCAATTGGCGACTCAGGTGGCGATCGCAATTCAGCAAGGGCAGCTTTACCAACAAGTGCAGACGCTCAATACCAATTTGGAGTCGCAAGTCGAAGAACGCACCGCCCAACTGCAACAAAAAATGCAGGAGTTACAAGACCTTAACCACTTTAAGGATATCTTTTTGCATGCGTTCTCCCACGATGTCCGAACCTCAATTATGGGCATGTCATTGATTTTGAAGAACTTGCAGAATAAGCCTGGAGACTCAGTTCCAGTGATGCGTTCGATGGTCGATCGCATGGTGCAAAGCAATGAACGTCAGTTGAACTTAATCAACTCCTTGCTAGAAGACCAATCGAGCGAAGGGCAACAAATCGTTTTAGCTTACGAAGCGGTACGTCTAGATGCGTTAGTCAACGATATTCTGGCCGACTTAGAACCCCTGTTGTCGCGCAACCAAGCCACGGTACAAAATCTATTGCCAGCTAATTTGCCGCCGTTGATTGCCGACCCCAATCAATTGCAGCAAGTGTTCAAAAACCTGATTACTAACGCCCTCAAGCACAATGCCCCCGGTGTACAGCTAACCCTGAGCGCTACTCTAGAAAACAGCCAAATCCGCTGTACCGTTGAAGACAATGGTGTGGGTATGGGCCGAGAGGTTTGCGATCGCCTCTTTAAGCTTTATGTCCGAGGCTTAGACAATCCGCACTTAACCGGGATTGGCTTAGGGCTTTACCTCTGTCGGCAAATCATCACGGCTCACGGGGGGCAAGTAGGAGTGGAGAGCCAGCCCGGAGCAGGTGCTAAATTCTGGTTTGTCTTGCCACTGGCAAAGCCATCTCTAGCAGGGCTGACGGCTGAGTCTGTTTACAACTCTCCTTCGCTGCGGTCTTCCATTAGTAAAATCACTCCTTGA
- a CDS encoding chemotaxis protein CheB — translation MIAIGASAGGVEAIAQVVKTLPLDLLAAVLVVVHFPAHGRSVLPKILNRLSALPAGHAADGAVILPGHIYIAPPDYHLVVKPGYLSLSHGPRENGHRPAIDTLFRSVAKAYGPRAIGVVLSGALDDGTVGLELIKTQDGIAIAQDPDEALFDSMPRSAINNVEVDYVLRIADMALILSKLVDRPIPEKAMTPNDKTQSEKEADIVAEDKAALEQGEYTDRSSAVTCPECGGVLWELQNDNLVRFRCHVGHAYSLDSLVSEQADMVEQALWCAVRALEEKAALARRMVSQARQQRHILTENQFQERAHEAEHNASLLRQVLFQSPQARETDQAS, via the coding sequence GTGATTGCGATCGGTGCTTCTGCGGGTGGAGTAGAGGCGATCGCTCAGGTCGTTAAAACCTTGCCTCTTGATTTACTGGCAGCAGTCTTAGTCGTGGTACACTTCCCTGCGCACGGTAGAAGTGTTTTGCCCAAAATCCTCAACCGTCTCAGCGCCTTACCAGCGGGCCACGCCGCAGATGGAGCAGTAATTCTGCCAGGACACATTTACATTGCCCCACCTGATTACCATTTGGTAGTCAAGCCAGGTTATCTGTCTCTGAGTCATGGTCCCCGCGAAAATGGCCACCGACCCGCCATTGATACGTTGTTTCGCTCAGTGGCCAAAGCCTATGGGCCGCGAGCCATTGGCGTAGTGCTGTCTGGAGCCTTGGACGATGGCACAGTTGGTCTGGAACTCATTAAAACTCAAGACGGTATTGCGATCGCGCAAGATCCAGATGAAGCGCTATTTGACAGCATGCCCCGTAGTGCCATCAACAACGTTGAGGTGGACTATGTTCTACGGATTGCTGATATGGCCCTAATCTTAAGCAAGCTGGTGGATAGACCTATCCCGGAAAAAGCAATGACCCCCAACGACAAGACTCAGAGCGAAAAAGAAGCCGATATTGTAGCTGAAGATAAAGCCGCTTTAGAGCAAGGTGAGTATACTGACAGGTCTTCAGCGGTCACTTGTCCCGAATGTGGCGGCGTGCTTTGGGAATTGCAAAATGACAATCTAGTCCGCTTTCGCTGTCATGTCGGTCATGCTTACTCCCTCGATAGTTTAGTTTCAGAGCAAGCCGATATGGTAGAACAGGCGCTATGGTGTGCAGTCCGAGCCTTAGAAGAAAAAGCGGCTTTAGCACGGCGCATGGTGAGTCAGGCCCGCCAACAACGTCATATCCTGACAGAAAATCAGTTTCAAGAACGAGCCCATGAAGCTGAGCACAACGCCTCGCTATTGCGTCAAGTCTTATTCCAGAGCCCTCAAGCCAGGGAAACAGACCAAGCCAGCTAA